The following coding sequences lie in one Arachis ipaensis cultivar K30076 chromosome B03, Araip1.1, whole genome shotgun sequence genomic window:
- the LOC107632458 gene encoding uncharacterized protein LOC107632458, with translation MRRDQRSPKQDPILSSQYVVCEGRYNCRFEALDRTLRDLMSVTDQHKTHQPFGSKIVVLGGDFRQILPVIPKGSRHDILASAINSSHLWSFCKVLKLHTNMRLIMSSSDQDEGEMKRFANWILDVGNRNIGSVVGVESEVEISDDLLITTTDDLFSHLVDFAYPNLLQNMSDYRYFQSRTILAPTVESVKKVNDFVLTIFPGIEKEYLSSDATCQADENEDVQQEWFTLEFLNDIKCSRLPNHKLTLKPGVAGQSLSHVRLYLPKLVFTHGQLYVALSRVKSRSGLRVLILDEDGNPKSSTTNVVFKEVFNNI, from the exons ATGAGGAGAGATCAGAGAAGTCCAAAACAGGATCCAATTTTGAGTTCTCAATATGTTGTATGCGAGGGAAGGTACAACTGCCGTTTTGAAGCACTTGATCGGACGCTCAGGGATCTTATGTCAGTTACCGATCAACATAAGACACATCAACCATTTGGTAGTAAGATTGTTGTTCTAGGAGGTGATTTCAGACAGATACTTCCGGTGATTCCGAAAGGAAGTAGACACGATATATTGGCATCCGCTATTAACTCATCCCATCTGTGGTCATTTTGTAAGGTTCTGAAACTGCATACGAATATGAGGCTTATAATGTCTTCTTCGGATCAAGATGAAGGTGAAATGAAGAGATTTGCTAATTGGATACTTGATGTTGGAAATAGAAATATTGGTTCTGTTGTTGGTGTTGAATCAGAAGTTGAAATTTCAGATGATCTATTGATTACAACTACTGATGACCTTTTCTCTCATTTGGTAGACTTTGCATATCCAAATTTGTTGCAAAATATGTCAGATTACAGGTATTTTCAGAGTAGGACAATTCTTGCACCCACGGTTGAGAGTGTCAAGAAGGTAAACGATTTTGTCTTGACAATCTTTCCAGGGATAGAAAAGGAGTATTTGAGCTCTGACGCTACATGTCAAGCTGATGAGAATGAAGATGTACAACAAGAGTGGTTCACACTAGAGTTCCTAAATGACATCAAATGTTCGAGACTACCCAATcacaagttgactttgaagccAGGAGTCGCT GGTCAATCATTATCACATGTACGGCTTTATTTGCCAAAATTAGTGTTCACCCATGGACAACTTTATgttgctttgtcaagagttaagagtcgcaGTGGCCTCAGGGTTTTAATTCTAGACGAAGACGGCAATCcaaagtcatcaacaacaaatgtcGTGTTCAAAGaggtttttaataatatttag